Genomic segment of Kibdelosporangium phytohabitans:
TAGGTGACCCGGAGGTCGCCTGCCACGACAGCGAGCTTGTCCGGGTAGCGCCGGGCGGTCCGGCGCAGCACGTCACCGACCGAGTTCTGCCGTGCCCGTGTGACCGCGTCGGCTGGCTGGTTCATGGACTGGCCTCCTGTTCGCGAGGTCGACACAGACACAACGACCGATCGGCCCGGGGAGTGATGCCGTGCCCGGTACCAGCTGAGCACGTTCCCAGAAGCACTGCCCGGTGATTCTGCTGAGCGGAATTCAGCCGCGCCCGGGCTCGGTGGGTCCCAGCCGGTCCGGTCGAGCCTGCGGCCTGGCCACCCGAGACGGCACTCCTGCGCACCTCGGCGGACCATCAGTGACCCGGAACACCAGAAAGCGCAGGCCGACGATAGAGTCGACCTGCGCTCTGGGGGTGCGCCGCCAGGGACTCGAACCCCGAACCCGCTGGTTAAGAGCCAGCTGCTCTGCCAGTTGAGCTAGCGGCGCTCGCAAGGTCTCCCTTGCGAACGAGAAAACCTTAGCATGGGGCCGCCCGATGCTCGAAATCGGACCCCCGGTTGATCGACTCCTGCAGCTAGAGGGCACAATTGCTACGTTCGGGCTCTTGCTGGGGCGGGGAAGAGGGTCTCGAGCACCGGAATGCCTGGCGGGCTGACTTATTGGGTGGGGTCTTGATGCGACGATCGATTGTGGCGCTGGCCACAGCGATGGCCGTGCTGTCGGTCGCGAGTTGCTCCTCGGGGGAACCGTCCGCGCAGCAGCAGCCGAATGGCGCGCCGACGTCCGGCGGCCAGACGCAGGGCGGTTCGCCCGCGCCGCAGCCGAAACCGGTCGCGCTGGCGATCACCCCGGCTGACAAGGCGGCGAACGTCGCGCCCGGTGACCCGATCACGGTCACCGCCGCCGACGGCAAACTCGACACGGTCACAGTGACCAATCAGGACGGCAAAGCGGTCACCGGCGCGCTCACGCCGGACGGCCTGAAGTGGGAGTCGGCTGAGCCGCTCGGCTACAGCAAGACGTACACCGTCAACGCGGCTGGCACGGGAACCGACGGCAAGGCGTCGAACATCTCGTCCTCCTTCACCACGGTGAAGCCGGGCAGGCAGATCACGGTCTCGCTGAACCCGACCGACGGCCAGACCGTCGGCGTCGGCCAGCCGATCGCGTTCTACTTCTCCGGGAACGTGCCGGACAAGGCGGCGGCGGAGAAGGCGCTGAAGATCACGGCGGAGCCCGCGACCGAGGGTGCCTTCTACTGGTTCCGCGACAACGAGGTGCACTGGCGGCCGAAGGAGTACTGGAAGCCGGGCACCAAGGTGTCGATCAACGCTGCGGTCTACGGCAAGGCGCTCGGCCCGGGCCTGTTCGGCAAGGAAGACCGCAAGTCCGCGGTGACGATCGGCAACAAGGTCATCGCGGTCGCCGACGGCGCGACGAAGCAGATGACGGTCTCGGTGAACGACGAGGTGGTCAAGACCATCCCGATCTCGATGGGCAAGCCGCGCCACGAGACCCCCAACGGCACGTACACCGTGATGACCGAGCAGCAGAACTACACCATGGACTCGGGCACCTACGGTGTCCCGGCCGACTCACCCGGTGGTTACCGGACGAAGGTCGCCGTGGCCAGCCGCCTGTCCAACAGCGGCATCTTCTACCACTCGGCGCCGTGGTCGGTCCGCCAGCAGGGCAACAGCAACGTCAGCCACGGCTGCCTGAACATGTCCACCGAGAACGCCCGGTGGATGCAGGAAATCGGCAACAAGGGCGACATCTTCGTCGTGCAGAACTCCGGCGGCAAGGACCTGCAGGCCTGGGACGGCCTCAGCGACTGGCAGCTTCCTTGGGAGGAGTACCAAAAGGGCGGCAAGAAGTAGCTCTTCCCTTTGACCCCGGGCCTTGGCCCGGGGTTTTTTTGTTTTTCCCGTCTTGCTGGTGGGCTGATTGCCCAGTTGTGGCTTGCTGGTGGGCGATCGCCTGCTTGCGCCTCGACGGCGGGCAGACCACCGAGAGGGAGGGGACGCGGCAAGTCGTTGTTTCCGCGCTTGCACTTGGGGGCTCCGCCTTTCGGAAATAGTGATCGGGCGCTCCTTGTCCGGGCTGGTCACGTACTCCTGAACAGTCGGTCCAGATGCATGTCGACCGCGGCGAGTGCGTCCTCTGGGGTGATCACGTTGAGCTCGATCAAGGAGGTGAAGCCGGTGAGGGCCAGGAGCAGGTTGGTCTCGGTCGCCGGGTCGCGGGCGGGGTCGATGTGGCCGTCGGCTATCGCCTGGCGGACCAGCTGCTCGACGAGGGTTCGGCCTTGGACGAGGCCGCGGCGTGCTTGTTCGTGCACGGTCTCGTCGTGCAGTGCTTCCAGGACGTAGGCGGCGCTCATCCGACTCGTCGCGCGGGCGTCGGCGTGTAGGGGGAGCATTTCCGCGAGTGTCAGTCGCAGTACGTCACGGGGGTGTGGACGGTCACCGAGTTTCTCGAGCCCTTCGTGTACGCGCGCTGAGGTCTGTTCGGACGCGAAATCCATGGCGAAGGTGAGCATGGCGGTCCGGGAGGCGAAGTAGTGCTGCAGTTGCCCGAGTGACATGCCCGCCTCCTGTGCCACCACGCGCATCGTCAGCTGTGTGACGCCGCGCTGCTCCACCACCCTCCACAGTGCGCGGGCGATCGCTTCGCGGCGTCCGCGGTGGTCCACCTGTTTCGGCATCGCCGACCCTTCCCTCGTGCCCTCGGACTGTTCCAATACAGTTGACATAATACACCTGACCCATAATCCTGGGGTCCGCTCGAGGGAAGGAATCTTCATGTCCGAACAGCCACAGGTGCAGACCACGGAAGGCGTGGTGCAGGGGCGCTGGCGGCAGGGGCACGCCGTGTTCCGCGGCATCCCCTACGCTCAGCCGCCGGTCGGGGCGCTCCGCTTCGCCGCGCCCGCGCCGCCGCACCGCTGGGAGGGGACGAGGCAGGCGGTCGAGTTCGGCCCCGTGGTGCCGCTGTCCCTGCCGATCGACGTGCCTCCGCAGGGCACAGACTGGCTGACGCTCAACGTCGGCACTCCGGATCCCGGCGCGGCGGGATTGCCGGTGCTGGTGTGGATTCCCGTGGGCGGCTATCTCTCGGCGGCGTCGAGCGACCCGATGTACGACCCGGCGGCGCTGACCGGGGCGGGAGTCGTCGTGGTGACCATCAACTGCCGCGTGGGCGCGGAGGGATTCGCGTTCCTCGACGACGTGCCGCCCAACCGCGGATTCCTCGACCAGATCGCGGCGCTGGAGTGGGTGCAGCGCAACATCGCCGCCTTCGGGGGTGACCCCGGCCGGGTCACCGTGGGCGGGGTGTCCGCCGGGGCGGGCTCGGTCGCCGCCCTGCTGACGATGAAGTCCGCGCGTGGCCTGTTCCGGCGGGCCATCGCCCAGTCGGTGCCGGGGATGCACAGCACCCCCGCGCTGGCACGGCAGGTCACCGCCGCGTTCGCGGACCGGCTCGGCGCGGCGGCCCCTACCGCCGAGGCCCTGTGCGACATCGACCCGTGGCACCTGGCCGCCGAGCTCACCTCCTTCAACGCCGGCCTCCACGCGCACCGGGAGAGCTGGGGACGCCTCACGGAGACCGGCACCGCGCTGTGCCCCGTCGTCGACGGCGAGGTTCTCCCGGAAACGCCTTGGCCCGCGCTGACCGGTGGGCGCGCGAGCGGGACCGAACTGCTCGTCGGCCACGCCCGGGACGAATTCCGGTACTTCAGCGTCGTGAGCGGGCGGTACGGCACCTTCACCGACGAGGACGCCCGCGCGGCCCTGGAACTGCTCGCCCCGCAGCCGGACGGCGCGCGGGCCTACCGTGCCGCGTTCCCGCAGGCAGGCCCGGAGGAACTGGTGGAGACGCTGTACTCCGACGCTCTCTTCCGCATGCCGTCACAGAAGCTGGCCGAGGCGAACGCCGCGGCCGGCGGCACCTCGTACCTGTTCGAACTGTGCTGGGTTTCCCCGGCCCTCGGCGGCATCCTGGGCGCCTGCCACAGCCTCGACGTGCCCCTGGCGTTCGGCACGCTGGACAGCCCGGTCGGCACCCAGCTCATCGGCGAGGAGCCCACTTCCGAGGCCGTCGCGCTCTCCCGCGAACTCCAGGAGGCGTGGGTCCGTTTCATCACCACCGGCGACGCGGGCTGGTCCGCTCACCGGCCCGGCGGGCACCTCACCCGCGTCCTGGACACCGAGTCGAAGACTCTGCCCTACCCCGAACAGGCATCCCGCCGGATCTGGGAAAGCCACTTCCCCGCACCCTACGATCTCCCATAGGTGTCCGGGTCGGCTCCTACGGCTGCGACACCACACTCGTATCGAACGTGTGTTCGACTATTGCCGTGCTTCGATCATGGTCTTGTGCGGGGATCTCGTGGGGTCGAAGTGGCGACCTCACGGCGCGCACCGGCAACCGTGGCGCACGGGCAGAATG
This window contains:
- a CDS encoding carboxylesterase/lipase family protein, whose product is MSEQPQVQTTEGVVQGRWRQGHAVFRGIPYAQPPVGALRFAAPAPPHRWEGTRQAVEFGPVVPLSLPIDVPPQGTDWLTLNVGTPDPGAAGLPVLVWIPVGGYLSAASSDPMYDPAALTGAGVVVVTINCRVGAEGFAFLDDVPPNRGFLDQIAALEWVQRNIAAFGGDPGRVTVGGVSAGAGSVAALLTMKSARGLFRRAIAQSVPGMHSTPALARQVTAAFADRLGAAAPTAEALCDIDPWHLAAELTSFNAGLHAHRESWGRLTETGTALCPVVDGEVLPETPWPALTGGRASGTELLVGHARDEFRYFSVVSGRYGTFTDEDARAALELLAPQPDGARAYRAAFPQAGPEELVETLYSDALFRMPSQKLAEANAAAGGTSYLFELCWVSPALGGILGACHSLDVPLAFGTLDSPVGTQLIGEEPTSEAVALSRELQEAWVRFITTGDAGWSAHRPGGHLTRVLDTESKTLPYPEQASRRIWESHFPAPYDLP
- a CDS encoding L,D-transpeptidase, coding for MRRSIVALATAMAVLSVASCSSGEPSAQQQPNGAPTSGGQTQGGSPAPQPKPVALAITPADKAANVAPGDPITVTAADGKLDTVTVTNQDGKAVTGALTPDGLKWESAEPLGYSKTYTVNAAGTGTDGKASNISSSFTTVKPGRQITVSLNPTDGQTVGVGQPIAFYFSGNVPDKAAAEKALKITAEPATEGAFYWFRDNEVHWRPKEYWKPGTKVSINAAVYGKALGPGLFGKEDRKSAVTIGNKVIAVADGATKQMTVSVNDEVVKTIPISMGKPRHETPNGTYTVMTEQQNYTMDSGTYGVPADSPGGYRTKVAVASRLSNSGIFYHSAPWSVRQQGNSNVSHGCLNMSTENARWMQEIGNKGDIFVVQNSGGKDLQAWDGLSDWQLPWEEYQKGGKK
- a CDS encoding TetR/AcrR family transcriptional regulator, encoding MPKQVDHRGRREAIARALWRVVEQRGVTQLTMRVVAQEAGMSLGQLQHYFASRTAMLTFAMDFASEQTSARVHEGLEKLGDRPHPRDVLRLTLAEMLPLHADARATSRMSAAYVLEALHDETVHEQARRGLVQGRTLVEQLVRQAIADGHIDPARDPATETNLLLALTGFTSLIELNVITPEDALAAVDMHLDRLFRST